The stretch of DNA GTTTGGATTAGATGGCCTTTTTTCTTTTGAGGCACTTCAACAGCGATATAACTCTGAATTAGCAAATGAACTGGGAAATCTGCTTAATCGAACATTATCAATGGTAAAAAAGTACTTTGACGCAAGTACTCCTCCGTTTTTAGAAGAGAGTCTTAGCAAAGAAGGAAAAGAGCTTCAAAGTTTGGCACAAGAGTTACGCTTCGTGGTTGAGGCAGCGCTAACTGACTATGATTTCGGATTAATCCTGGAAGAAATATGGAAAGTGATCAGAAGGGCAAATAAATATATAGAAGAAGCCGCCCCTTGGACGCTGGCCAAAGAGGGAAAAACCGAAAAACTCGGAACGGTAATGTACACTCTACTTGAAACAATCAGGATTATTGCGCTCTATACAGCACCGTTTATGCCTGCTTCTTCCCAAAAAATATGGGATCAACTTGAGATTAAAAAAGATATTACCAAAGTTACTATTTCTGAGGAAAGCAACTGGGGACAAATAAATACAGGTCATCAGGTAGGGAATGCCCTGCCGATATTTCCAAGGAGAGAATAGTGCAGCTTATTGATACGCACGCCCACCTCCTCCCTCAATATTATACCGAGCAAGAAATAGACGAAATAATTACCACGGCTATCGGGCATTCAGTGTCTCGTATTGTAAATGTCGGATTCAACAAAGACTCTTCTCAATTTTCTTGCGGCTTGAGCCAAAAGCATGAGGATATCTACGCTGCAATAGGGATACACCCTCAAGAAGCCAATCAGTTCACGCCCGAGCTATTAACCCATTTCTCAGGTCTTCGCAGCATCTACCCAAAAATAGTCGCCATAGGAGAAATAGGGCTGGACTACTATTATATGCATTCTGACAAAGAATTACAGAAACAAGTATTGCGAAATATGCTCGGTTTTGCCCGAAGCATTAATTTACCGGTGATTTTGCATATCAGGGACGCCTGGGAAGACATATTTCCAATACTCAGCGAAACCGGAATAAATCCGCAAAAAGTTGTTTTCCATTGCTTCACAGGGGATGCCAAGGCAGCAGCTCAGATTAATGAGATCGGCGCATATATTTCGTTAACCGGAGTTATTACCTTTAACAATTTTAACAAGGTCTCAATAACTGAATTCCCAATAGAAAGAATAATGCTTGAAACAGATTGCCCGTACCTCACCCCAATTCCTTACCGTGGAAAAAGAAACACACCGCAATACCTTCCGATAATTGCAGAACAATTGTCAAAAATAAAAAATATTCCTTTATCCCAAACCGGAGAAATCACAACCGAAAATGCAAAATTTTTTTTCAATATTCAATAACCACCATCAAACCATTGCAAAAAAAGAAATATATTTTTTATTAGCCTATATTAAAGCAAATATCGCCAAATATTCGCTCAAAGAAATCATACAAAAATATCTTACGCTCCATGCCCATACCTCGAAAATATTTATCATCGAACTATTGGACCATCTCGAGCAAGGAAATAGCTTTGCCAGCTTTCTCAATAGAACTCAGTCTTTACCGGCACATCTCTCGGCTATCCTGCTCACAACCGAAGAATATGGAGAATTGCCCTCCGGACTCGGGATAGTCCTCGCATATAATGAGACGATGAAAACCTTTAAAAATAACCTACTCCTCACACTGCTCTACCCGTTCATTATTATTATTTTTTGTATTGCTTTGTCACTATTTTTTTTGTTCGGTTTCATACCTATGATCGTCTCAAACTTTGTAGATATGGACATTCCGGTGCCAGAGGTCCTGAGCTACCTTAATAAGGCTGTTCACTACTGCACAGGACATTTCCTGGGATTTTTCTTGTTTTTTCTGATTTGCATTGGTCTTATAACCTCGCTACTGATCCATTTCAGGACTCTATTATTACAACTATTCACAAAGGTACCGCTGATACGGCAAGGCATCTACTTATGGGACAGATATCAATTTTATCTTAACATGAAAATAGCTCTCGGAAACAATAAAGAACTTACACAAGTGCTGAAAAACACGAGAACATCTTTTATCTCAGCACAGGCCCGGGAAGATCTGTCCAGAATAATTGTAAAAATCTATGACGGCGACTTATTTTCTCAGGCTATCCAGGCAACAATATTCTCATCCCCGGAAATACAAAGACTTATTCTCCTTCACGAGGATAGCGAAAGCCTGCTTGCCGGCGCAATAGAAATCGAACAAATGATTAAAAACAGGTTTCTATATGTATATGACATTTCGCGACGGTTATTAGAACCAGCAATAATTCTCATTATTGGCATGTTTGTGTTCATTATCGCACTGCTCTTTATGCAGCCGGTAAATTATTTGATGGAAAAAATAAGCACATAAATAAGTGCTTGTGAAAAAATCCTAGGCCTCTGAACTATCGAGATAAGCTGCAACTTTTTTCTTCATTGATTCAAGATCGATCGGCTTCTTGATAATCTCATTGCAGCCGGCATTCATCCCTTCCATAATATGCTCTTTACTTGCATAGCCTGTATAGCCGATTATCGGAATACCTTTTAAGCTATCAATGGATTTAATAAGCTTTGCGGCTTCCCAGCCGTTAAGGATCGGCATTTTAAAATCCATGATAATAAGGTCCGGAAGATCGCTCTTCGTTTTTTCTAAAGCTTCTTGCCCGTTAACTGCCTCTATAATCGCATAATTACTTCGTTTCAGTATAAATTCCAAAGATTTTCTAATGGATGTATTATCATCGGCTATCAATATTTTTTTCATTGTCGCTAGTCCTCCAAAACCTTTTTTTCCTGTTACTCAATCTATTTGCAGGAAAATTCTGTTTAAGTATAATATACATTCTGCATGAATGTAAAGAAATCCTATCTATTATATATAGTATTATACCAAACATTTAAAAAACTTTGGAAATTAAATACGAGTTAATCATCTGCCAGATTAATTAACCCAGATAATATAGGTAAAGAATAAAAACAGTTTAAGATACTGAAAATTTTGAAGTCTATGTGAGCCCTTGTTAATGTGATAAAATTTATATACAATAATGCACGGTCATAGGATAGCAAAAACACTACCTGAACAACAAGCTAAAAATTTTTCACGAAAGAAGACTCGATTATGAAAATAGCGATTATAATGGGCAGCGAATCAGACAGGATTATTATGAATGAAGCAGCAGCCTTTTTCGACTCATTCAAGATACCCTATGATGTCATGGTAGCAAGTGCCCATCGCAACCCGGAAAAAGTCGGACAATTTGCAACGACAGCGGATAAAACATATGAAATCATTATAGCCGGAGCTGGGAAAGCGGCACATCTCCCTGGCGTCATTGCCTCAATGACAACACTTCCAGTCATCGGCGTACCAATTAAAACATCTGACCTGGGAGGCGTCGATTCGCTTTACTCAATTGTCCAGATGCCTTCAGGAGTGCCAGTTGCAACCGTGGCAATAAACGGAGCAAAAAATGCGGCAATTCTGGCCGCACAGATCCTGGGACTGAAGTACCCGGATATAAAAAATAAATTAATTAAATTTAAAGAAGAGTTAAAAAACAGCTAACTATGAACTCTCTTGATGTTATTATCTTAGTCATTACCTGTTATTCCATTTATACCTGCATAAAAAAAGGTTTTCTGCGAATGATAAGCGAATTCATCGCTTTCGTGGTTGCAAGTTATGCTGCGTATAAGTGGCATAACCAATTGGCATTGTTCCTCTCTTCCCATTTCCACAAAGAAAATAATTTCATCCTTATTGTTTCCTACATTGTCATATGGATAGCCGTCTTTTTTGTTATAAACCTGATTGGCCTGATGCTCAAAAAAATATTTGATAAAACGTTTATTACAACCATCCTGACTCCCCTTAACATCGCGGCAAGTATTTTTATCGGATTATTAAAAGGGATCTTCATATCAAGCTTCATCGTGATTCCCCTCATTATCAGCTCCCTTGCCTACCAACCGGCAAAAACCTATATCGAGCATTCGTATGTCGTAAGCCATATCAGCTCGTCGGCAA from Candidatus Margulisiibacteriota bacterium encodes:
- a CDS encoding hydrolase TatD, whose amino-acid sequence is MGTNKYRSSGRECPADISKERIVQLIDTHAHLLPQYYTEQEIDEIITTAIGHSVSRIVNVGFNKDSSQFSCGLSQKHEDIYAAIGIHPQEANQFTPELLTHFSGLRSIYPKIVAIGEIGLDYYYMHSDKELQKQVLRNMLGFARSINLPVILHIRDAWEDIFPILSETGINPQKVVFHCFTGDAKAAAQINEIGAYISLTGVITFNNFNKVSITEFPIERIMLETDCPYLTPIPYRGKRNTPQYLPIIAEQLSKIKNIPLSQTGEITTENAKFFFNIQ
- a CDS encoding response regulator, whose product is MKKILIADDNTSIRKSLEFILKRSNYAIIEAVNGQEALEKTKSDLPDLIIMDFKMPILNGWEAAKLIKSIDSLKGIPIIGYTGYASKEHIMEGMNAGCNEIIKKPIDLESMKKKVAAYLDSSEA
- the purE gene encoding 5-(carboxyamino)imidazole ribonucleotide mutase, with protein sequence MKIAIIMGSESDRIIMNEAAAFFDSFKIPYDVMVASAHRNPEKVGQFATTADKTYEIIIAGAGKAAHLPGVIASMTTLPVIGVPIKTSDLGGVDSLYSIVQMPSGVPVATVAINGAKNAAILAAQILGLKYPDIKNKLIKFKEELKNS